GAAGAACAAGAATTTGAGTTTTTTGATTTCAGTAATGTGGAGAATACAAATTTGCTTGAGGAATGGATTGAGCAGAAAACAAAAGAAACGTTTACATTATTTAATTCAAATTTATACTATTTCGCTTTAATAAAATTAAACGATAATGAATGTGCAGTCTTTGGAAATGTTCATCATATTATTATGGATGGTTTATCAATTCAAATATTTACTGAGCAAATTGCAAAATATTATTATGAAATGCATAACGAGAATGAGGAAGGCGAAATTAAAAATTCATATGTTCAATTCCTGACTAATGAACAAACATACTTGAATAGTAGTCGCTTTCAAAAAGATCAAAAATTCTGGTTAGAGGAATTTAAAACACTGCCATCTGTGACTGGATTGAAGCCCTATAATACGTACCAAGTTAGTACCAAAGCATCACGTGAGACATTTATATTAACGGAGCATTTGAAGAGAAAGATAGAAAAATTTTCTGAAGATTACAAAATTAGTTTATACACTTTTTTTGTTGCTGCTTTCTCGTTGTCCATGTATCGGTGGACTTTATCGCTTGATATTGGTTTAGGAATGGCTTACGGCAACCGTATAACTAAAATGGAACGAAAATTGATTGGAATGATGGTGAGTACAGTTCCTTTAAGAATGGATATTGATCCAGAAGAAGAAGTACTTTCATTTATTAGTAGGGTGTCCAGAAAACAAAGCAAATTATTGAGACACCAGAAATATCCATTTGATTTGTTGTTAAAGCAGATTAATAAAGAGAATAATAGTAATGTGAGACTTTTCGGAACTACGATTGATTATAGGGATCGCGATGAAAGTGGTGACTCACTATGGATTCCAAACCATGAAGAGGTACAAGATTTTGCAGTGCATATTGAAAATCTAATTGATATTGACTCTTTACATGTACATATTGATTATCGTGAGGAGCTATTTTCTAAGGAAGAGATAAAACGGTTTTTTAACGTGATGTTAGCGATAATGGAAAACACTTTTGAAAAACCAAAGCAGAAGGTAGCTGAAATCGAAATCATTTCTGATGAAGATAAAAGAAAAAGTTTAGTTGAGTTCAACAATCCTAAGCTGGATTTCCCATCTCAAGTAACTATTCATGAATTGTTCGAACAGCAAGCGTTGAACTATCCAAGCGATATTGCAGTTACGTATGGCAAAGAAAAAGTTACTTATAGGGAGCTTAATGAACGCGCAAATCAGTTAGCTCATTATTTGCAGAAAAAGGGAGTAAGACCTGATACTTTAGTTGGACTGTGTGTTGAACGTTCCCTCGAAATGATTGTAGGTATTTTAGGAATTTTGAAGGCTGGTGGGGCTTATGTTCCACTTGATCCAACATATCCAGAGCAGCGACTTCAATATATTTTAGAAGATGCTAGCATTCAGTTATTCGTAACGCAAGAAAGTTTAAAAGAATTGAAATGTTTACCAGAAAATGTTAAGTCGATTTTCCTGGATCGTGATCAAGATGAGATTGGGAAAGAAAGTAAGACTTTGCCTGTTTCTGATGTCGGTCCCAAAAATCTGGCATATGTAATCTATACTTCGGGATCAACGGGAAATCCAAAGGGCGTTATGATAGAGCATCACAATGTCATTCGGTTATTTAAATCGACGGATTGTTGGTATCAATTTAATGAAAAAGATACTTGGACGCTTTTTCATTCGTATGCATTTGATTTCTCAGTATGGGAAATTTGGGGAGCATTATTATATGGTGGAAAATTAGTTGTTGTTCCGTACTGGATTAGTCGATCACCTAAGGATTTTTATCAATTATTGGTGGAGGAAGAAGTCACAGTTCTAAATCAGACACCTTCCGCATTTCGACAATTAATACGAGTGTGTGAACAAGAAGATAAGAATAAAAATTTGCAGCTGCGTTACGTAATATTTGGCGGAGAAGCGTTAGAACCTATTAGCTTGTTACCGTGGTTTAAAAGGTATGGGGAGAAAAAACCACAGTTAATTAATATGTATGGAATTACAGAAACTACAGTTCATGTTACATATTATCCAATTACTTTAGATGATGTGCAGCATGCTTCAAGAAGTAATATTGGAAAGCGGATTCCCGATTTAGAAGTGTATATACTAGATGCTTATCAACAACCTGTTCCTATAGGTGTTGATGGTGAACTTTATATTGGTGGAGCAGGATTGGCACGTGGGTATTTAAATAGACCTGAATTAACAGCAGAGCGTTTTATATCTCATCCATTTAGTAGTGATCCGAAAGCAAGATTATACCGGACAGGAGACTTAGCGAGGTATTTGCCAGATGGGAATCTAGATTATCGTGGAAGAATTGATCATCAGGTTAAAATACGTGGTTTCAGAATTGAGATTGGGGAAATTGAGTCTACTTTACATACATATGCATATGTAAAAGAGGCAGTTGTAATTGTAAGAGAAGATCAGCCGGGTGATAAAAGATTAGTAGCATAT
This genomic interval from Bacillus thuringiensis contains the following:
- a CDS encoding non-ribosomal peptide synthetase, with amino-acid sequence MTNEECYPLSHPQRRIWYTEVIHSDKGICNLRFLFKLHRKMNYSKLNQVVNRVISENDGLCIRLKENGHQEPKQYFIKHEEQEFEFFDFSNVENTNLLEEWIEQKTKETFTLFNSNLYYFALIKLNDNECAVFGNVHHIIMDGLSIQIFTEQIAKYYYEMHNENEEGEIKNSYVQFLTNEQTYLNSSRFQKDQKFWLEEFKTLPSVTGLKPYNTYQVSTKASRETFILTEHLKRKIEKFSEDYKISLYTFFVAAFSLSMYRWTLSLDIGLGMAYGNRITKMERKLIGMMVSTVPLRMDIDPEEEVLSFISRVSRKQSKLLRHQKYPFDLLLKQINKENNSNVRLFGTTIDYRDRDESGDSLWIPNHEEVQDFAVHIENLIDIDSLHVHIDYREELFSKEEIKRFFNVMLAIMENTFEKPKQKVAEIEIISDEDKRKSLVEFNNPKLDFPSQVTIHELFEQQALNYPSDIAVTYGKEKVTYRELNERANQLAHYLQKKGVRPDTLVGLCVERSLEMIVGILGILKAGGAYVPLDPTYPEQRLQYILEDASIQLFVTQESLKELKCLPENVKSIFLDRDQDEIGKESKTLPVSDVGPKNLAYVIYTSGSTGNPKGVMIEHHNVIRLFKSTDCWYQFNEKDTWTLFHSYAFDFSVWEIWGALLYGGKLVVVPYWISRSPKDFYQLLVEEEVTVLNQTPSAFRQLIRVCEQEDKNKNLQLRYVIFGGEALEPISLLPWFKRYGEKKPQLINMYGITETTVHVTYYPITLDDVQHASRSNIGKRIPDLEVYILDAYQQPVPIGVDGELYIGGAGLARGYLNRPELTAERFISHPFSSDPKARLYRTGDLARYLPDGNLDYRGRIDHQVKIRGFRIEIGEIESTLHTYAYVKEAVVIVREDQPGDKRLVAYVVGDGNVDAWREYLKAKLPSYMVPAGFVAMEAIPLTANGKVDREALPMPEETQINSECVGPRNSNEQILTTIWKRVLGVKKVGIYDNFFEIGGDSILSIQIISQASQVGLKLTPKQMFECPTIAELAQVAIETQGVQAEQGIVIGDVPLTPIQCWFFEQEHPHTEHWNQSMLLRVKERLDVKLLEGAILNLLKHHDALRFRYEQLPNGTWRQRNEGTDELSVLHVVKRNQVNEKEWNKIIQEEMNIHQASFNLITGPLMKVVYFEDNLTENDRIFWVIHHLVVDGVSWRILLEDLQVVYNQMKQGQEIRLPAKSTSFKEWSERLQTYSDSGISKEVKDYWNEQVEKATMKIPMDYPIQETTEESIDQVTRTLGIEETQALFHEVLVTHKTRIDEVLLAALGQAIVDCTNQQTVSIHLEGHGREEMIEGIDLSRTVGWFTSIYPVHLNFQGTQTPIEGLKAVKEQLRRIPNRGVDYGILRYLNKGLLPFYQQKPSISFNYLGQFDQVFSRDSLFMQETGFTFLDHAPDSKPSHLIDVIGMVKDEKLHFIWMYSREQFSKLKIQVIADGMLRHLRQLINKPTTESAFTVSDFADAEDLTEESLSKVLLKLTKKRV